In the genome of Fulvivirga maritima, one region contains:
- the rmuC gene encoding DNA recombination protein RmuC: MEIIWLLVGVLIGGAAAWFIAKYKFSGAALEVSAERKIAQEKIAHWQQESVQLKKELAQERSKVLGLNNSLSSTEANYINLQEKLRDQKLELEKLQQHFALQFKNLANEIFEEKSKKFTDQNKVNLGELLNPLKERIVEFEKKIELNSKESLEQSSALREQLRGLKELNQQMTKEAENLTKALKGDTKAQGTWGEFILESILEKSGLEKGREYFIQESFTNEEGRRLQPDVIVKLPDEKNIIIDSKVSLIAYERYVSGDEEDRMINLKAHLLSMKNHIKGLDLKKYQQLHGVQGLDFILMFIPIEPAFSTAVQGDAQLFNEAYDKNIVIVSPSTLMATLRTIANIWKNEYQSQNALEIARQGGNLYDKFVAFTEDLKKVGNNLRMTQNAYSDAMKKLHEGKDNLVRKSERLRELGAKASKTIDQKLIDRADN; this comes from the coding sequence ATGGAAATCATATGGCTTCTTGTGGGGGTGTTAATAGGTGGAGCAGCAGCTTGGTTTATAGCAAAATATAAATTTTCTGGTGCTGCCCTGGAGGTTTCTGCTGAAAGGAAAATAGCCCAGGAGAAGATAGCCCATTGGCAACAAGAGTCCGTACAATTAAAAAAAGAACTAGCCCAGGAAAGAAGCAAAGTCCTAGGCCTCAATAATAGTCTTTCCTCAACTGAGGCTAACTACATCAACTTACAGGAGAAACTTAGAGATCAGAAGCTGGAATTAGAAAAATTACAACAGCATTTTGCATTACAGTTTAAAAATCTGGCCAATGAAATCTTTGAAGAAAAGAGCAAGAAATTCACTGATCAGAATAAAGTGAACCTGGGTGAGTTGCTGAACCCGCTTAAAGAGCGAATAGTTGAGTTTGAGAAAAAGATAGAGCTTAATAGTAAAGAAAGTCTAGAGCAAAGTAGTGCATTGAGAGAGCAGCTGAGAGGATTAAAAGAACTCAATCAGCAAATGACTAAAGAAGCGGAAAACCTTACTAAAGCACTTAAAGGAGATACAAAAGCTCAGGGTACCTGGGGGGAGTTTATCCTTGAAAGTATTCTTGAAAAATCTGGTTTAGAAAAAGGGCGGGAGTATTTTATTCAGGAGTCTTTTACCAATGAAGAGGGAAGAAGGCTACAGCCTGATGTAATAGTGAAGTTGCCCGATGAAAAAAACATCATTATAGATTCAAAGGTGTCATTAATTGCTTATGAAAGATATGTCAGTGGCGATGAGGAGGACAGGATGATTAACCTTAAGGCCCATTTACTTTCGATGAAAAATCATATCAAAGGCCTTGATTTAAAAAAATACCAACAGCTTCATGGAGTTCAGGGGCTGGATTTTATATTGATGTTTATTCCTATTGAGCCGGCGTTTAGTACAGCTGTGCAGGGTGATGCGCAACTTTTTAACGAAGCTTACGATAAGAATATAGTAATAGTGAGTCCTTCTACGCTTATGGCTACTTTGAGAACCATAGCTAATATATGGAAGAATGAGTACCAAAGTCAGAATGCGCTGGAAATAGCCAGGCAAGGTGGCAACTTGTATGATAAGTTTGTGGCCTTTACCGAAGATCTTAAGAAAGTAGGCAACAACCTGCGTATGACTCAAAATGCTTACTCAGATGCTATGAAAAAGCTACACGAGGGTAAGGATAATCTTGTGAGAAAGTCAGAGCGCTTAAGGGAACTTGGTGCTAAGGCCAGTAAAACAATAGATCAAAAATTAATAGATAGAGCGGATAATTAA
- a CDS encoding co-chaperone GroES, with the protein MQSITPDSKLKKLIVVGDRVLVKPVKQSDKTNSGLFLPPGVQEKEKIQSGYIIKVGPGYPLPLPTDEDDVWKGKDEQIKYIPLQAEEGDLAIFLQKGAIEVIYENERYFIVPQSSILMLEREEDF; encoded by the coding sequence ATGCAAAGTATAACTCCTGACAGTAAATTGAAGAAACTGATAGTAGTAGGAGACAGGGTGTTAGTAAAACCCGTCAAGCAATCTGATAAGACCAATAGCGGCTTGTTTTTACCTCCGGGTGTTCAGGAAAAGGAAAAAATTCAGAGTGGATACATTATAAAAGTAGGTCCTGGCTATCCTTTGCCGTTACCTACAGATGAAGATGATGTATGGAAAGGTAAAGACGAACAAATAAAATATATACCGCTGCAAGCCGAAGAGGGTGATTTGGCTATTTTCCTTCAAAAGGGAGCCATAGAAGTGATTTATGAAAACGAAAGGTATTTTATTGTACCTCAAAGTTCTATCCTTATGCTGGAGCGTGAGGAAGATTTTTGA
- the hemB gene encoding porphobilinogen synthase gives MINRPRRNRKSAAIRSLVEETKVSTDDLILPLFLLEDPKAQVEVKSMPGVFRWGIDKMLKEIEECLEVGVKAFDIFPVVGESYKDKLATKSYDNSFFYQQALKKVKETFPEVCVMTDVAMDPYSSDGHDGIVDENGNILNDESLEIIGKMALSQAQSGADIIGPSDMMDGRVGYIRDVLDANGYTNVSIMSYTAKYASAFYGPFRDALDSAPKSGDKKTYQMNPANQREALIEADLDVQEGADFLMVKPALAYLDIIKLLKENYDLPIAAYHVSGEYSMLLAAAQNGWLDKIPTMNEMLISMKRAGADIILTYCAKEFAQLRKEGKL, from the coding sequence ATGATTAACAGACCCAGAAGAAATCGAAAATCAGCAGCTATTCGCTCGCTGGTTGAAGAAACTAAGGTATCTACCGACGATCTTATTTTACCTCTTTTTTTATTAGAAGACCCTAAAGCTCAGGTAGAGGTTAAATCTATGCCCGGAGTATTTAGATGGGGAATAGATAAGATGTTGAAAGAAATAGAAGAGTGTTTGGAGGTGGGAGTAAAAGCCTTTGACATTTTTCCTGTGGTGGGCGAAAGTTACAAAGACAAGTTAGCTACCAAAAGCTATGATAATTCCTTTTTCTATCAGCAGGCATTGAAAAAGGTTAAGGAAACTTTCCCCGAAGTATGTGTAATGACAGATGTAGCTATGGACCCTTATAGCTCTGATGGTCATGATGGGATAGTAGATGAAAATGGTAACATCCTTAATGACGAAAGCCTTGAAATTATAGGCAAAATGGCCTTATCTCAAGCACAATCAGGTGCAGATATCATAGGCCCATCAGACATGATGGATGGCCGAGTGGGGTATATCAGAGATGTGCTGGATGCCAACGGATATACTAATGTATCTATTATGTCATACACCGCTAAGTATGCTAGTGCTTTTTATGGTCCTTTTAGAGATGCACTAGATTCTGCTCCTAAAAGTGGTGATAAAAAAACGTATCAGATGAATCCTGCTAACCAGCGCGAAGCATTGATCGAGGCTGATTTAGACGTGCAAGAGGGTGCTGATTTCCTTATGGTAAAACCAGCATTGGCTTATCTTGACATTATAAAGCTATTGAAGGAAAACTATGATCTGCCTATAGCAGCTTACCACGTAAGTGGAGAGTACTCCATGCTATTAGCTGCCGCCCAAAACGGATGGCTAGATAAAATTCCTACTATGAACGAAATGTTGATTAGTATGAAAAGAGCAGGCGCTGATATTATTTTAACGTATTGCGCTAAAGAATTTGCTCAGTTAAGAAAAGAAGGGAAACTGTAA
- a CDS encoding uracil-DNA glycosylase — translation MLRIGGVPEHFNLPIHLAMERGDFAQANLDIEWSNFPGGTGAMNAALRNNECDICILLTEGIIIDIINGNPSKIISPYVISPLIWGVHTGQDSDVHSYDQVFEKNIAISRFGSGSHLMPTVDALSKGKKMSAEQFIPVQDINGALESLNSGDTDIFYWEKYTTKPYVSQGYLRRIGEFISPWPCFMIAASDKAIAEKATELDIFLKVVHESCKDFMKRKDAIELTSDRYNIPLEDAQYWYHATEWATDSWVSNKMLDSVLFTLKEAGIAEETAAINQVVWVRS, via the coding sequence ATGCTAAGAATAGGAGGTGTGCCTGAGCACTTTAATCTACCCATCCATTTAGCCATGGAAAGAGGTGATTTTGCTCAGGCCAATCTTGATATTGAATGGAGCAACTTTCCTGGAGGAACAGGTGCCATGAATGCCGCCTTGAGAAATAATGAATGCGACATTTGCATATTGCTTACCGAAGGTATAATCATAGATATTATTAACGGCAACCCCTCTAAGATCATTAGCCCTTATGTAATCTCCCCACTTATATGGGGAGTACATACTGGCCAAGACAGCGATGTACATTCTTATGATCAGGTTTTCGAAAAAAATATAGCCATAAGCAGATTTGGATCTGGCTCTCACCTGATGCCCACAGTAGACGCACTTTCTAAAGGCAAAAAAATGTCTGCAGAACAGTTTATTCCTGTGCAGGATATTAATGGCGCCTTAGAATCTTTAAACAGTGGAGACACCGACATCTTTTACTGGGAAAAATATACTACCAAACCCTATGTAAGCCAGGGATACTTAAGAAGAATTGGTGAGTTTATATCTCCGTGGCCTTGTTTTATGATAGCCGCCTCTGATAAGGCTATAGCAGAAAAAGCTACAGAATTGGATATATTTCTCAAGGTTGTCCATGAGTCTTGTAAAGATTTCATGAAACGGAAAGATGCCATTGAGCTCACCAGTGACAGGTATAATATTCCTTTAGAAGACGCGCAATACTGGTATCATGCTACAGAATGGGCTACTGACAGCTGGGTAAGCAACAAAATGCTTGACAGCGTACTATTCACCCTCAAGGAAGCTGGCATTGCTGAAGAAACAGCAGCGATCAACCAGGTAGTCTGGGTAAGATCATAA
- the rocD gene encoding ornithine--oxo-acid transaminase, with protein sequence MNTTEQKNLSSEQAIQLEDKYGAHNYHPLPVVLSKGEGVYVWDAEGKRYFDFLSAYSAVNQGHCHPKIINTLKSQAETLTLTSRAFYNDVLGAYEKFVTEYFGFEKVLPMNTGAEAVETALKICRKYAYEKRGIDENKARIIVCDGNFHGRTTTIISFSNDESAKNNFGPYTPGFISVNYNDLDALEEVLKQDDIAGFLVEPIQGEAGVMVPDEGYLKKAYELCAKYNVLFIADEIQTGIARTGKLLACNHEDVKPDMLLLGKALSGGAYPVSAVLADNEVMEVIKPGQHGSTFGGNPLGCKVAMAALEVVEEEKLAENADKLGIIFRERMAQLIEKTDKLSLVRGKGLLNAVVINDSPDSSTAWDICVALKENGLLAKPTHGNIIRFAPPLVMNEAQINECCDIIEKTILEF encoded by the coding sequence ATGAATACTACCGAACAAAAAAATCTCAGTTCTGAGCAAGCAATACAACTGGAGGATAAGTATGGAGCTCATAATTATCATCCCCTTCCGGTAGTTTTATCTAAAGGAGAAGGAGTATATGTGTGGGACGCCGAAGGAAAAAGATATTTCGATTTCCTTTCTGCTTATAGCGCCGTTAATCAGGGACACTGTCACCCTAAAATTATTAATACCCTTAAATCTCAGGCAGAAACACTTACACTGACCTCAAGAGCATTTTATAATGATGTATTGGGAGCATACGAGAAGTTTGTCACTGAATATTTCGGCTTCGAAAAAGTACTTCCCATGAACACGGGAGCTGAAGCGGTAGAGACAGCCCTTAAGATCTGTCGTAAATATGCTTATGAGAAAAGAGGTATAGATGAAAACAAAGCACGTATTATAGTATGTGATGGCAACTTCCACGGAAGAACCACTACTATTATCTCTTTTTCTAATGATGAAAGTGCTAAAAACAACTTCGGCCCATATACCCCAGGCTTTATTTCAGTAAACTATAATGACCTTGATGCCCTTGAAGAGGTACTCAAGCAAGATGACATAGCAGGCTTTTTAGTAGAACCTATACAAGGAGAAGCAGGTGTAATGGTGCCTGATGAAGGTTATCTTAAAAAGGCATATGAGTTATGCGCAAAATATAACGTGTTATTTATTGCTGATGAAATCCAAACAGGAATAGCCAGAACCGGTAAACTACTAGCTTGCAACCATGAAGATGTAAAACCTGACATGCTTTTATTAGGTAAAGCACTTTCTGGTGGTGCATACCCGGTATCTGCAGTATTGGCAGATAATGAAGTAATGGAAGTAATTAAGCCCGGACAGCACGGAAGTACATTTGGTGGTAACCCGCTAGGATGTAAAGTAGCTATGGCCGCTCTTGAAGTAGTAGAGGAAGAAAAACTAGCCGAAAATGCTGATAAACTGGGCATAATATTCAGAGAAAGAATGGCTCAGCTGATAGAGAAGACAGATAAACTCAGCCTGGTAAGAGGTAAAGGACTACTAAACGCTGTAGTTATCAATGATTCTCCTGACAGCTCTACCGCCTGGGATATTTGCGTAGCCTTAAAAGAAAATGGTCTGCTAGCTAAGCCTACACATGGTAACATTATTCGTTTTGCCCCTCCTTTGGTAATGAACGAAGCTCAGATTAATGAATGCTGTGATATTATCGAAAAGACAATTTTAGAATTCTAA